A genomic stretch from Mesoplodon densirostris isolate mMesDen1 chromosome 3, mMesDen1 primary haplotype, whole genome shotgun sequence includes:
- the PTBP1 gene encoding polypyrimidine tract-binding protein 1 isoform X1 — MDGIVPDIAVGTKRGSDELFSACVTNGPFIMSSNSASTANGNDSKKFKGDNRSTGVPSRVIHIRKLPSDVTEGEVISLGLPFGKVTNLLMLKGKNQAFIEMNTEEAANTMVNYYTSVTPVLRGQPIYIQFSNHKELKTDSSPNQARAQAALQAVNSVQSGNLALAASAAAVDAGMAMAGQSPVLRIIVENLFYPVTLDVLHQIFSKFGTVLKIITFTKNNQFQALLQYADPVSAQHAKLSLDGQNIYNACCTLRIDFSKLTSLNVKYNNDKSRDYTRPDLPSGDSQPSLDQTMAAAFGAPGIMSASPYAGAGFPPTFAIPQAAGLSVPNVHGALAPLAIPSAAAAAAAAGRIAIPGLAGAGNAVLLVSNLNPERVTPQSLFILFGVYGDVQRVKILFNKKENALVQMADGSQAQLAMSHLNGHKLHGKPVRITLSKHQNVQLPREGQEDQGLTKDYGNSPLHRFKKPGSKNFQNIFPPSATLHLSNIPPSISEDDLKILFSSNGGIVKGFKFFQKDRKMALIQMGSVEEAIQALIDLHNHDLGENHHLRVSFSKSTI; from the exons CATCGTCCCAGACATAGCAGTTGGTACAAAG CGGGGATCTGACGAGCTCTTCTCTGCCTGTGTCACTAACGGACCCTTTATCATGAGCAGTAATTCGGCCTCCACAG CAAATGGAAACGACAGCAAGAAGTTCAAGGGGGACAACAGGAGCACAGGCGTGCCCTCCAGGGTGATCCACATCAGAAAGCTGCCCAGTGACGTCACTGAGGGGGAGGTCATCTCCTTGGGGCTGCCCTTCGGGAAGGTCACCAATCTTCTGAtgctgaaagggaagaaccaG GCCTTCATCGAGATGAACACGGAGGAGGCTGCCAACACCATGGTGAACTACTATACATCGGTGACGCCCGTACTGCGTGGCCAGCCCATCTACATCCAGTTCTCCAACCACAAGGAGCTCAAGACGGACAGCTCGCCCAATCAGGCG CGGGCCCAGGCAGCCCTGCAGGCGGTGAACTCAGTCCAGTCAGGAAACCTGGCCCTGGCTGCCTCGGCCGCGGCGGTGGACGCGGGGATGGCGATGGCTGGCCAGAGCCCGGTGCTCAGGATCATCGTGGAGAACCTCTTCTACCCGGTGACCCTGGACGTGCTTCATCAG ATCTTCTCCAAGTTCGGCACCGTCCTGAAGATCATCACTTTCACCAAGAACAATCAGTTCCAGGCGCTGCTGCAGTACGCTGACCCCGTGAGCGCCCAGCACGCCAAGCTG TCACTGGACGGCCAGAACATCTACAACGCCTGCTGTACCTTGCGCATCGACTTCTCCAAGCTCACCAGCCTCAACGTCAAGTACAACAACGACAAGAGCCGCGACTACACGCGCCCCGATCTGCCATCCGGCGACAGCCAGCCCTCACTGGACCAGACCATGGCCGCAGCCTTCG gtgcgCCTGGTATAATGTCAGCCTCTCCGTATGCAGGAGCTGGTTTCCCTCCCACCTTTGCAATTCCTCAAGCTGCAG GCCTCTCCGTCCCTAACGTGCACGGGGCCCTGGCTCCTCTGGCCATCCCgtcagcggcggcggcggcggcagcggcgggccGGATCGCCATCCCGGGCCTGGCAGGGGCAGGAAACGCTGTCCTGCTGGTCAGCAACCTCAACCCCGAG AGAGTCACACCCCAAAGCCTCTTTATTCTTTTCG GCGTGTACGGCGACGTGCAGCGGGTGAAGATCCTGTTCAACAAGAAGGAGAACGCCCTGGTACAGATGGCCGACGGGAGCCAGGCCCAGCTGG CCATGAGCCACCTCAATGGGCACAAGCTGCACGGGAAGCCGGTGCGCATCACACTCTCCAAGCACCAGAACGTGCAGCTGCCCCGTGAGGGCCAGGAGGACCAGGGCCTGACCAAGGACTATGGCAACTCGCCCCTGCACCGCTTCAAGAAGCCCGGCTCCAAGAACTTCCAGAACATCTTCCCGCCCTCGGCCACCCTGCACCTCTCCAATATCCC GCCTTCCATCTCCGAGGATGACCTCAAGATTCTCTTCTCCAGCAATGGCGGGATCGTGAAAGGGTTCAAGTTCTTCCA GAAGGACCGCAAAATGGCGCTGATCCAGATGGGCTCTGTGGAGGAGGCCATCCAGGCGCTCATCGACCTGCACAACCACGACCTGGGTGAGAACCACCACCTGCGGGTGTCCTTCTCCAAGTCCACCATCTAG
- the PTBP1 gene encoding polypyrimidine tract-binding protein 1 isoform X2 encodes MSSNSASTANGNDSKKFKGDNRSTGVPSRVIHIRKLPSDVTEGEVISLGLPFGKVTNLLMLKGKNQAFIEMNTEEAANTMVNYYTSVTPVLRGQPIYIQFSNHKELKTDSSPNQARAQAALQAVNSVQSGNLALAASAAAVDAGMAMAGQSPVLRIIVENLFYPVTLDVLHQIFSKFGTVLKIITFTKNNQFQALLQYADPVSAQHAKLSLDGQNIYNACCTLRIDFSKLTSLNVKYNNDKSRDYTRPDLPSGDSQPSLDQTMAAAFGAPGIMSASPYAGAGFPPTFAIPQAAGLSVPNVHGALAPLAIPSAAAAAAAAGRIAIPGLAGAGNAVLLVSNLNPERVTPQSLFILFGVYGDVQRVKILFNKKENALVQMADGSQAQLAMSHLNGHKLHGKPVRITLSKHQNVQLPREGQEDQGLTKDYGNSPLHRFKKPGSKNFQNIFPPSATLHLSNIPPSISEDDLKILFSSNGGIVKGFKFFQKDRKMALIQMGSVEEAIQALIDLHNHDLGENHHLRVSFSKSTI; translated from the exons ATGAGCAGTAATTCGGCCTCCACAG CAAATGGAAACGACAGCAAGAAGTTCAAGGGGGACAACAGGAGCACAGGCGTGCCCTCCAGGGTGATCCACATCAGAAAGCTGCCCAGTGACGTCACTGAGGGGGAGGTCATCTCCTTGGGGCTGCCCTTCGGGAAGGTCACCAATCTTCTGAtgctgaaagggaagaaccaG GCCTTCATCGAGATGAACACGGAGGAGGCTGCCAACACCATGGTGAACTACTATACATCGGTGACGCCCGTACTGCGTGGCCAGCCCATCTACATCCAGTTCTCCAACCACAAGGAGCTCAAGACGGACAGCTCGCCCAATCAGGCG CGGGCCCAGGCAGCCCTGCAGGCGGTGAACTCAGTCCAGTCAGGAAACCTGGCCCTGGCTGCCTCGGCCGCGGCGGTGGACGCGGGGATGGCGATGGCTGGCCAGAGCCCGGTGCTCAGGATCATCGTGGAGAACCTCTTCTACCCGGTGACCCTGGACGTGCTTCATCAG ATCTTCTCCAAGTTCGGCACCGTCCTGAAGATCATCACTTTCACCAAGAACAATCAGTTCCAGGCGCTGCTGCAGTACGCTGACCCCGTGAGCGCCCAGCACGCCAAGCTG TCACTGGACGGCCAGAACATCTACAACGCCTGCTGTACCTTGCGCATCGACTTCTCCAAGCTCACCAGCCTCAACGTCAAGTACAACAACGACAAGAGCCGCGACTACACGCGCCCCGATCTGCCATCCGGCGACAGCCAGCCCTCACTGGACCAGACCATGGCCGCAGCCTTCG gtgcgCCTGGTATAATGTCAGCCTCTCCGTATGCAGGAGCTGGTTTCCCTCCCACCTTTGCAATTCCTCAAGCTGCAG GCCTCTCCGTCCCTAACGTGCACGGGGCCCTGGCTCCTCTGGCCATCCCgtcagcggcggcggcggcggcagcggcgggccGGATCGCCATCCCGGGCCTGGCAGGGGCAGGAAACGCTGTCCTGCTGGTCAGCAACCTCAACCCCGAG AGAGTCACACCCCAAAGCCTCTTTATTCTTTTCG GCGTGTACGGCGACGTGCAGCGGGTGAAGATCCTGTTCAACAAGAAGGAGAACGCCCTGGTACAGATGGCCGACGGGAGCCAGGCCCAGCTGG CCATGAGCCACCTCAATGGGCACAAGCTGCACGGGAAGCCGGTGCGCATCACACTCTCCAAGCACCAGAACGTGCAGCTGCCCCGTGAGGGCCAGGAGGACCAGGGCCTGACCAAGGACTATGGCAACTCGCCCCTGCACCGCTTCAAGAAGCCCGGCTCCAAGAACTTCCAGAACATCTTCCCGCCCTCGGCCACCCTGCACCTCTCCAATATCCC GCCTTCCATCTCCGAGGATGACCTCAAGATTCTCTTCTCCAGCAATGGCGGGATCGTGAAAGGGTTCAAGTTCTTCCA GAAGGACCGCAAAATGGCGCTGATCCAGATGGGCTCTGTGGAGGAGGCCATCCAGGCGCTCATCGACCTGCACAACCACGACCTGGGTGAGAACCACCACCTGCGGGTGTCCTTCTCCAAGTCCACCATCTAG